The DNA sequence ctgctgggtacaatcccttgagaaatgcCCTGTCTGGCCACATGAGAAACATACCAAATTCTTCGGTTTCGTGCAAActcgagcaacatggcccatctcattgcaattgaaacacttaTGGTTTGCCACCTGCCCCACAGGTGCAACCCTAAcaggtgcagctgcagccctagctggcgcctgctgatgagtcctctctctcataactttaggtTGGGTACACTCCCGAACAACATGTCCCTTCAGCCCACACTTGTAACATTTCCTGCACTTCGGCTTCACACAACTCCTAGCCACATGCCCCAACTCGTTGCAGTTAAAACATCTCAAAGGCACAGCTTGCCCAACAGGTGCAATCCAAGTAGGTTCAGCGGCTACACCAACAGGAGCCTGCTGACAAGTCTTCTGTCTTTTCCGAGACCCATCCTGAGTACCTGGTGCATTACTACCTTCCgcaattgcctttccctttcctcGGAAATCTCCTACGATTGATGACTCCCCACGAGAAGCCTGGAGTTCCCGCTCGATTGCTATAGCCCTATCCAATATCATTGCCACAGTAGGCAGTCGAAGGATAATCATCCTCTCCCTGATCTCATAGTTCAATCCTTGTTCGAACCTACGAGCCAACTTTTCTGCATCCATCGGCCAGACAAACCGATACAGTTGTGAAAATCGAGCCTCATAGTCTCTGACACTCATAGTTCCTTGAACTAGTGAGATAAAGTCGATCCCCAATTGCTCTCTAGCAGAAGCCGGAAAATACTTATCTCGAAAGAGTCCAACAAAACATCTCCAGGTCAAGGTGGCTACATCCCTAGTCTTCCGTACAAAATCCCACCACTGCTTTGCCTCATCCTGGAGGAGAAATGTAGCTACTATCCACCTCTCAACGTCAGTACAGATAATCATCTTAAAATAGGTCTCCATGTTCTCGATCCAGCATTCAGCTAACATGTAGTCTGTACCACCATGAAATGCGACTGCCCCCAATCTAGTAACTTCCCCAGTCAACCATGATAGGCGGGTAGTATTAATGCCCTCAAAAACAGGCAGAACAGGCTGCATCAAAAGCGGTTCTTGCACTTCATCTTTCCGGTAAAACTCCTTCAGAGGAAAAAATCTGCCTCTATCCTTAGCACTGTCTCCCTGAAGATCCATTACCTAAAGAACATAGCGTAACCATAAGGTACTCTCCCAatcacaagtataagtcaacgttatgactaaatcaaccgcaacactacgtcagaagatacaattctatcccctacgtaaatctcgagttaaatctaaaggtcctcatccctcaaaagactataactcctagaagctaccttaagctcctacaacttattcactgagccaacactaccctgaagactcacattccaacactcattgcatacccaatgactatatcaataccgaagagcatcagatggggatccgctgcagacgggccatcactcgaggagtattgattgtcaccaaatatgcaccttacgctctgataccaatctgtcacgcccctgattttacacacatgaaaatcgatatatataaccccataattatatatgcgtgaacgtccagtcatcaatacaaaatacccggaatctttttccctttaacttacacact is a window from the Rosa chinensis cultivar Old Blush chromosome 2, RchiOBHm-V2, whole genome shotgun sequence genome containing:
- the LOC112183627 gene encoding uncharacterized protein LOC112183627; the protein is MDLQGDSAKDRGRFFPLKEFYRKDEVQEPLLMQPVLPVFEGINTTRLSWLTGEVTRLGAVAFHGGTDYMLAECWIENMETYFKMIICTDVERWIVATFLLQDEAKQWWDFVRKTRDVATLTWRCFVGLFRDKYFPASAREQLGIDFISLVQGTMSVRDYEARFSQLYRFVWPMDAEKLARRFEQGLNYEIRERMIILRLPTVAMILDRAIAIERELQASRGESSIVGDFRGKGKAIAEGSNAPGTQDGSRKRQKTCQQAPVGVAAEPTWIAPVGQAVPLRCFNCNELGHVARSCVKPKCRKCYKCGLKGHVVREWHFSRDCTQQQGRGQGNQQRQLPQGQTRVFAIDQQNTEEEGFTC